GTGTCGAGCCAACCCGGGGCTCATCGCCAATCGGTCACCCAGAAGAAATACACAACACTGTCGCGCCCGTTGCTGTTCTCCGGCACTTCGGTTTTCCGGCTGGTCACAGTCTTGCGATTACGGCCGTCATAGCCACAGGTGATGAGCAGCGTTTCCCTCTCGGCGACCTCCGCGGGCTTGTCCAGGGACCGCTGCCAGGTGTAAGCGACCCGTGAACCATCCCGCGACCAGCAGTGGCTGTAAGTCTCTCCCGGCTCATCCACCGCCATCCGCTTCTTCGTGGCCAAGTCCATCACGTACAATCGCACCTTGCCCCGTTCTCCTTTTGGCGGCTCCGGGCCGCCTTGGTAGAGCATCCGCCGGCCGCCCGGCGACAGCCGACCGCCGAATCCGAACTCCCCTTCTGGACTCACGAAGTCGGGCTTACCGGTGCCGTCGGCGTTGAGCCAGGCCACACGCATGGTGGAATCGGAAGTCTGGATGTTCGTCAGGAACCGCTTGCCGTCGGCCGACCAGTCCGTGACGTGGCACCCGTCCGGAAGGTCTATCTTCGTAAGGGATTTCGTGGCCAAGTCGTACACACGGTATGCATGCCCCGGCACCTTGTCCTCCCCAATGCCATGTTCGCCGATTATCACTCGACCGCCGTCAGCGGACCACACCGGCAAGCTACTGGACCCCTGGTGGCCGAACACCAGGGGAATCGTGACCGGTTCCTCCTTTTTACCTCGGGATCTAAGGACCATATTCGATCGACCAGCCGCGAAATCGAATTCCAGGGCGGCGATACGACTGCCATCGGGAGACCGGTAAACGAAGCCGACGGGGTGAGCGTCACGTAAGGGGGCAGAAGCTGGTCTAATTCTTAGACCAAAACGCCGCCCACTGGTTATCCGAGCTACAAAACAGCGCGCGCAAGTGGCTCATCGCATCGGCGCCGTCCTCGCCCCAACGCATTCCCCCGCCCTTCATGCGTTCCCCGATGACCGTCTTGCAGGCACTCTCCACCGGACCACTGCCGATCTGCCAGCCCTGGGCCAAGTAGTGCGGGTAATCCATCCGATGGGTCTGATTCGTGAAGTACGTCACGACCTCCGCACGAACACTCGCCGCCCCGGCCCGGTCGGCGAGATCCAACGACCGGACCTTCTCTAGCACGGCGGATCCGCCGGAGGTCTTGAGTTCCTCGCACGTCGTCTCCCGCCATCGCCGGTCCGCGTCCGCGTCCCCCGGATGCAGGACGCGGGACAGTTTGGCGACGTATTCGGCCACGTGGTAGAAGTCCAAGATGACGGCTTCCACACGGGGGAAATTCGCCCGCAGGAAGTCCTCCAACCCAATGCCCCCGTCGGACAACGCGACCCATCGATCGGCACCGCCCAGATTCACCTGGGAGGCTTGTCGCCGCAACGGCTCGGCCAACTCCGCGAGCGACCGCACCTGGGACACGTACCGGGCCTTCCACTCCGGTCGCTTGGCCGCCGTCGGATTCGCCCACCGTGGGCGTTCCTCGGGGACCGGGTTGTCAATCATCCCGATGTACGCCATCCGCCCCTCGGCCTTGGCACCGCGGGAACCTTGTTGCCCGACGCCGGTGGCGTCGACCGACACGTAACCGACCGTTTTCCCGTCGGCATCCTTGTGCCACGCCCACGGGGTCGACGGGCCGAACGTCTGGCCCGCATGTTGGGCTTCGGCCAACCGCTCGCCGGCGGCCTCGGTCGCCCGCTGGACCGTCGACTCACTCACTCGCAGACCGGCCAACCGCGGCAACACCGTGTCGGCGGCCGTGGCGAAACTATCCTCCAACCCGGACAGGCAGACGACCTCGTCGGCGGCCGGGGTCAGGTCGTGAGCCCGTAACCCGAGCACCCCGTCCAGGGGCGATATCCCGTGGTGGCAGTGCCGGCACAAGTAGTAGTGCCGGGAGTACTCGAGCGGACCGAACAGGCTGACCAATTGACGGGACTTGAATCCCTTGCACCGGGCCGATTCCCGGCAGTGCGGGCACGTCATGGTCGACCCCTGGTACCCCCTTTTTTCCGCTCGTCGAGAGCGGTCTGAAGACTCCGGGCGGCCAGTTCGTGGACCCGATCCCGGAGTTCGAACTCGGTCTTCCCGAGGAGTTGATCGTCGGACTTACTGGCGAACAGGCGGGCGACCCGCTTGGCTTCCTCGCAGAACAGATCCTGGAACCGCTGGTAGAGTTCGTCGGCCCGTTGCTCTTGTTCCGGGGTCAGAGTGAGTGTGTCCATGACGGGGCTCGGGGGGTTCGGACGGGGATTTTTAACCTCACCAAAATGCCACCATTAGAGTATCAAAAAATCCGCCCCCTTTTGAGCTGCCCACCCAAGCCGACGGACGAATCGAATTTCTCTTTTTCCTTGCCGTCCGCATCGAGATATACTTTACGCGTCCAGGAGTGACACATTGTCCCACGTCTGGAATTTGTGGGTCATCAGGGTCGCCAGTTTCTCTCGGTGTTTCGTCGGCAGATCCGCCAAGCAATGGTCGATGGCCTCCTGGAACTTCTTGAAGTCCTGATGGTGGCGGCTGTTCAACGCCTCCTTCTTCACGAACTTCCAGAGTCGCTCGATCAAGTTCAGGTTCGGCGAATACGACGGCAGGAACAACAACTCGATCCCGAGTGCCTTGGCCGTGTGCTCCACCAGCGCGCACCGCTGGTAGCGGGCGTTGTCGAGTACCAGCGTGATCGGCAATGACCCACCGAGGGCCGCGATCTTGCGGAGCAACGCACACACCGAGGTGGCCGTGATGTACGTCGTGTTGATTTCTGTCACCAGCTCGTGCGTGACCGCGTTCAGCGCACCCAGCACGTTGTACCTCTGCCGTCCCGACGCGGCCCGGACATGTAACCGGACGAAGCACCACACCCACCCCAGGAACGACGCCAAGACGAAGTGCGACGCGTCCACGAAGTACACCGTCCGCTTACCGTCGCGGGCTTCCGCCAACTTCGGTTCCAGTTCCGTCTTTTAAAAAATCCGCCTGCGTGCGGGCGTGTTCGTCGACCGTTTTCTTGGGCGGCACCGGGATGGGTGCCACCTTCAGGCATTTCATCCCCAGATCCTCTTTCAAGAACTGGCGCACCCGCGACGCCTTGCGTCGGACGCCCGTCAGGTCCTCGATCCGCCGCGCCGCCTCGTGGGCCGTGTGCGGCGGGTGCCGGCGAAACGCGTCTTCGATCGTCCCGTGATGCGGTGTCAGCGCACTGGGTTGGCCCTTCCAGCCGAACGATCGGACCCCATCCAGACCCTTCGCCGCATAGATCCGCAGGGTCCGCTGCACCGTGGAGCGCGACACGTTGGCCAACTCCGCGATCCGACTGTGCGTCACGTTCCGGGTCTTGAGCCAGAGAATCTCCATCCGCTCTTGGACACGCGGGTCCGGGTGCCGATAGCGCGCGTCCGCGATCGCTTGGACCACGGGTTCGGGAAACGAATATTGGGGACGCATCCTTGCCCTCCCGCAGACGGATCGGTGAAGGATCTATCCTCCGCTATCCAGGCCTGGTTGCTCAAGGCCGACTTGTGTCACTTCAGGCGAGTCCGAGAATAGCATGTATAGGTCGGATGCTTCACCAGAAATTCTGCCGCGGGTGCAACCCTGGGAACTGGGGCCGCCGCGGGCAACGGACGGACGGGCTCCGGGCTGAATCCAACCACCAAACCGGCCGCAGCGACCAATCCGATGGCGGCGACCAGTCCGAAGACGAATAACCTGTTCGATGCGGGTGTCATGGCGCGTGTGACCTCCAGAACGAGTTCGGTTACCCGAGGCGCGGGTGTTCCACGGATTACGGCAGCGGTCAATGCGGGCGGGCAGGCGAAGTCAACGGCTGCGAGCAGTCCGACCGACAGCGACACACCCCGTCGAGCCAATCGGCGGCGGAGCAACTCACAGCCCCGTCGGACACGGCCCTTC
The DNA window shown above is from Fimbriiglobus ruber and carries:
- a CDS encoding TolB family protein, with the translated sequence MPGHAYRVYDLATKSLTKIDLPDGCHVTDWSADGKRFLTNIQTSDSTMRVAWLNADGTGKPDFVSPEGEFGFGGRLSPGGRRMLYQGGPEPPKGERGKVRLYVMDLATKKRMAVDEPGETYSHCWSRDGSRVAYTWQRSLDKPAEVAERETLLITCGYDGRNRKTVTSRKTEVPENSNGRDSVVYFFWVTDWR
- a CDS encoding ISKra4 family transposase, which produces MTCPHCRESARCKGFKSRQLVSLFGPLEYSRHYYLCRHCHHGISPLDGVLGLRAHDLTPAADEVVCLSGLEDSFATAADTVLPRLAGLRVSESTVQRATEAAGERLAEAQHAGQTFGPSTPWAWHKDADGKTVGYVSVDATGVGQQGSRGAKAEGRMAYIGMIDNPVPEERPRWANPTAAKRPEWKARYVSQVRSLAELAEPLRRQASQVNLGGADRWVALSDGGIGLEDFLRANFPRVEAVILDFYHVAEYVAKLSRVLHPGDADADRRWRETTCEELKTSGGSAVLEKVRSLDLADRAGAASVRAEVVTYFTNQTHRMDYPHYLAQGWQIGSGPVESACKTVIGERMKGGGMRWGEDGADAMSHLRALFCSSDNQWAAFWSKN
- a CDS encoding IS630 family transposase → MAEARDGKRTVYFVDASHFVLASFLGWVWCFVRLHVRAASGRQRYNVLGALNAVTHELVTEINTTYITATSVCALLRKIAALGGSLPITLVLDNARYQRCALVEHTAKALGIELLFLPSYSPNLNLIERLWKFVKKEALNSRHHQDFKKFQEAIDHCLADLPTKHREKLATLMTHKFQTWDNVSLLDA
- a CDS encoding helix-turn-helix domain-containing protein; the protein is MRPQYSFPEPVVQAIADARYRHPDPRVQERMEILWLKTRNVTHSRIAELANVSRSTVQRTLRIYAAKGLDGVRSFGWKGQPSALTPHHGTIEDAFRRHPPHTAHEAARRIEDLTGVRRKASRVRQFLKEDLGMKCLKVAPIPVPPKKTVDEHARTQADFLKDGTGTEVGGSPRR